In Rubripirellula tenax, the following proteins share a genomic window:
- a CDS encoding DUF6653 family protein has translation MKRPHPRVIGVLSTITSLGAIAFIAGLATFNLTATLTGLTSMMLGKLWFVDRMGWIWWDIQQSSP, from the coding sequence CTGAAGAGACCACACCCCCGCGTCATTGGAGTTCTATCAACCATCACTAGCTTAGGTGCGATCGCATTCATTGCCGGTCTGGCAACATTCAACCTGACTGCAACGCTGACCGGATTGACGTCGATGATGCTCGGCAAGCTTTGGTTCGTTGATCGAATGGGTTGGATTTGGTGGGACATCCAACAATCCAGTCCGTAA